In a genomic window of Pseudoliparis swirei isolate HS2019 ecotype Mariana Trench chromosome 20, NWPU_hadal_v1, whole genome shotgun sequence:
- the LOC130210408 gene encoding serine-protein kinase ATM-like isoform X6, whose amino-acid sequence MSLALHDLLLCCKGLDNDKATERKKETERLRSLLRRPDVVQELDRSSGPQAEGSKQLTWDTVFRSLQRYAQKETESMQSSKSNVTATTLATRQKKMAEIGSLIKYFIRNANKRGPRLTCSDMLKHVMDVLQNSYSCSAYGENYSSLLVKDILSVRKY is encoded by the exons ATGAGTCTGGCTCTTCATGATCTCCTGCTCTGCTGCAAGGGGCTGGATAATGACAAGGCCACAGAGAGGAAG AAAGAAACTGAACGCTTAAGAAGTCTCCTTCGAAGACCAGATGTTGTACAGGAGTTGGATCGTTCCTCCGGACCTCAAGCTGAAGGCTCAAAGCAACTCACATGGGATACTGTTTTCAG ATCTTTGCAGCGTTATGCCCAGAAGGAGACGGAGAGCATGCAATCAAGTAAATCCAACGTCACTGCGACTACTCTGGCCACGCGGCAGAAGAAGATGGCTGAAATAGGCAGCTTGATCAAATACTTCATTCGTAACGCAAACAAAC GCGGGCCTCGTCTTACGTGCAGTGACATGCTGAAACATGTGATGGACGTCCTGCAGAATTCATACAGCTGCTCAGCCTATGGAGAGAATTATAGCAGCCTCTTAGTGAAGGACATCCTCTCTGTCCGCAAGTACTG A